The DNA region CTCCAGCGGCAGCCAGGCGAGCCGCTCATCTCACGAGACGTTGCTGCACGACCGCCCCGCCACCAacgcgaccaccaccgcgtcgacggctggGAGCTTCGAGGGCCTCAGACCAGCCGCCGGCTCGCCCAGAGTCGCATCCGCCAAGTCTCCATCCTCGATGAATCGCTCACGCTTCTCAGAAGGCGTGCATGGCTTCGATGTAGGTGATGCCCCTCCGCGACCAACATGCTCCCCCTTGGTCCTATGCCTGCGAGAGACGAGAACCGCTCCCCCCCCAATGCTGCTGACACACGTGCCTCTCAGATGAACGTCAATGCCACGAGCGCCGAGTCTGTCTCGTCTGCCAGCGGTACCACCTCCGTTTCCGCCCACACGACCATGACCTCCGACCCAGCTGCCAGCGATGGCGCGGCCCCGCGACCCTTGGTCCTGCGCAACGGACGCACCTATATCCACAACATCCCCTACCCGCTCCCCTCGGATCTGACTGAGCTACATCGCCAATCGCTGCGCACGCTCCTGCTCATCCAGCTTTTCGGCGCTCCCGtgtgctcgccggcgctcaTCAAGAAGCCGCCTCAGCGGGTGCTTGAGGTCGGCTGCGGTTCCGGCTTCTGGAGCATGATGTGCCACCGCTACTTCAagggccgcggccacggcaacATATCCTTCACCGGCATCGACAtcgcgccgctggcccccgaggccggcaagcCGGACCCGGACATGAAGTGGCGCTTCGTCGGCTGGGATCTACGGCAGCTCCCGTGGCCGCTGCACGACGGCGAGTTCGACCTCGTCATGGTCAAGGACATGAGTCTTGCCACCACGAATAAGGTGAATCAGGCCTTCATCGACGAGTACCTGCGTCTGCtgcggcccggcggcacgCTGGAGATTTGGGAATCGGACCACCTAATTCGCATGCTGCGGCCGCACGTGCCTGGCTccgcgcagggcggcggcgccgatgcggaCGAGCAGGAGGCTGCGGCCAGCCTCGGCGCGTATGTCATGTCAGCAAACacgccgctgtcggcgccgctcAACGCATTCCTCGTCGAGTACAACAACTGGCTGTCGCGGGCGTTGGAGAACCTGGACCTGAACGCCGTGCCCTGCACCCTTATCgggccggtgctgctgcaggagtCGGAGACGCTAGCCGATGTGCGGTCGCGACGCCTGGCTGTGCCCCTGAGCGAGGTGCGCTgggagcgcgagggcgtcgacgtggtcgTCACGCGCAACGGccaggaggagggcaagggcaagggcgtctCGGCGCAGCAAAGGACGGAGCAGCGGGCCCTCACGGCCGGGCAGCACGCGCTGCGCAAGACGGCGCTCCTGACGGTGGTGCAACAGGTTCAGGCGCTCGAGCCCATCCTGCGCGAGGTCAGCGGCAAGAGCCAGGACGAGTGGGACGTCTGGCTCGGCAAGATGATGGGTGACCTGCTGAGCGACGGTGGCGCGAGCTGGGGCGAGtgcctcgaggtcggcgcgTGGTGGGCCAAGAAGAGGGGCGACGACTGAGGCTTGATGCCGCTACGAAGTCATTTCACACATGGACACGACACACTTTGGCCTGACGCCGTGACGAAACTCGGCTCGTTTGTTATTGTACAACTTTTTACAGCTTttggcggccacgccgcTACCCGTCTTCCCCTCGCTCAAGCATCTGCGTCGTAACGCTTCCTGAGGGTGCGGTATCGCTTCAAGTAGTAGCTGCCCGCGAGTTAGCCCAGCTGAGACTGATTGGGGCAATAATCATGGTGCCCATTGGGGGCGTATGTGGGTGGACGCGGGGCTGACGGGAAACGGGATTGCATATCAACAAGCATGGGTGCGTTTGAGGCGTTGCTATATGACATATGCTGCATGGAGTCCACATGGCGGACAA from Purpureocillium takamizusanense chromosome 3, complete sequence includes:
- a CDS encoding uncharacterized protein (COG:S~antiSMASH:Cluster_3.1~EggNog:ENOG503NZWR); this translates as MAGELAFNAAFMTSGTMLPVPIFRTRQPQQQQQRQRRRSSGLPPTARRSNSTSRADYQGTRRRVGHSRTSSGSQASRSSHETLLHDRPATNATTTASTAGSFEGLRPAAGSPRVASAKSPSSMNRSRFSEGVHGFDMNVNATSAESVSSASGTTSVSAHTTMTSDPAASDGAAPRPLVLRNGRTYIHNIPYPLPSDLTELHRQSLRTLLLIQLFGAPVCSPALIKKPPQRVLEVGCGSGFWSMMCHRYFKGRGHGNISFTGIDIAPLAPEAGKPDPDMKWRFVGWDLRQLPWPLHDGEFDLVMVKDMSLATTNKVNQAFIDEYLRLLRPGGTLEIWESDHLIRMLRPHVPGSAQGGGADADEQEAAASLGAYVMSANTPLSAPLNAFLVEYNNWLSRALENLDLNAVPCTLIGPVLLQESETLADVRSRRLAVPLSEVRWEREGVDVVVTRNGQEEGKGKGVSAQQRTEQRALTAGQHALRKTALLTVVQQVQALEPILREVSGKSQDEWDVWLGKMMGDLLSDGGASWGECLEVGAWWAKKRGDD